TCTTCTTCAAGAGTGTTTGATACCGTAATGACTTCAGATGATATTCCTTATTCAAAAATAGCCGTTGATTTGCCTGGGCATGGTGAAAACCAAGAAAATTATGATAAAATTGAAGATTTTACTCTATCTAGATTTATTGATAAATGTGTCGATTTTATTAACACCATAGATAATGAGATACTTCTTGTTGGTAATTCTTTAGGAGGCCATCTCATAATTGAAGCAGCTCAAAAGATTAATAATTTAAAAGGTGTCGTTATTTTTGGAACACCGCCTGTAAAATATCCTATAAATCTAGATGAGATCTATCTTCCTAACAAGGAGTTACAAATATATTTTACCGAAACCCCATCATTAGAAGACATTTATAAAATGTCTAAAATTGCTGTTTTTGAGGATAAATATGCTGATTTAATTGTATCCGATTTTCAAAAAACTAATCCTTTGGTAAGAGCTGCCATTGCAAGTAGTCTTGGAGATCTTACTGATGAATATGAAATTTTTAAAAATTTACAAGTTCCGAGATACATAATCGCTGGTCGTCAAGACCCAAGTGTTAACTTAGAATATTTAAAAGAAGTTCAAAAGTGTTGTAATGGTAAATGTGAGCTCATCATGTTTGAAAAATGTGGACATTACCCGAGTTTAGAAAAACCAGAAGAATTTATCAGTGTCATTCAAAACATTTCATCAGAAGTATTTACTTCTTCGTAAGAAAAGAATTAAATTATTCCAGCCCTAATACATTTTGTTATTAATGCGGTAGTACTATTACAACCAGATTTTTTTTAAATATTTCGTTTATGCGTATTTACTGTGCTTAAAGCAATGTTTATAGTATTTGCTATTTCTGTAGGCGTTTTACCTTTCGTCATTTCTAAAATTATTTCCTTTTCACGTTTAGTAAATTTGAATTGATTGACA
This genomic stretch from Flavobacteriaceae bacterium GSB9 harbors:
- a CDS encoding alpha/beta hydrolase codes for the protein MGFKAFKNRDRKGTIIFIHGNSSSSRVFDTVMTSDDIPYSKIAVDLPGHGENQENYDKIEDFTLSRFIDKCVDFINTIDNEILLVGNSLGGHLIIEAAQKINNLKGVVIFGTPPVKYPINLDEIYLPNKELQIYFTETPSLEDIYKMSKIAVFEDKYADLIVSDFQKTNPLVRAAIASSLGDLTDEYEIFKNLQVPRYIIAGRQDPSVNLEYLKEVQKCCNGKCELIMFEKCGHYPSLEKPEEFISVIQNISSEVFTSS